In Streptomyces qaidamensis, one DNA window encodes the following:
- a CDS encoding valine--tRNA ligase, with amino-acid sequence MTENAQQQPPAPSTDLPTQYAPADVEGPLYERWVERGYFEADEKSQKPPYTIVIPPPNVTGSLHLGHAFEHTLIDALTRRKRMQGYETLWQPGMDHAGIATQNVVERELAKEGKSRHDLGRETFVERVWQWKGESGGQISGQMRRLGDGVAWSRERFTMDEGLSQAVQTIFKRLYDDELIYRAERIINWCPRCLTAISDIEVEYQDDDGELVSMKYGDGDDTIVVATTRAETMLGDTAVAVHPEDERYKHLIGKLVKLPLTDRSIPVVADEHVDPEFGTGAVKVTPAHDPNDFEIGQRHDLPALTVMDEHAVITAHGPFQGLDRLEARSAIVAALRAEGRIVAEKRPYVHSVGHCSRCKTTIEPRLSMQWWVKVGPLAKAAGDAVRDGRVKIHPQEMEKRYFDWVDNLHDWCISRQLWWGHRIPVWYGPNGEVVCVGPDEEAPGTEAEGWRQDTDVLDTWFSSGLWPFSTLGWPEQTESLAKFYPNSVLVTGYDILFFWVARMMMFGLYAMDGTPPFHTIALHGMVRDQFGKKMSKSFGNAVNPLDWMDKYGSDALRFTLARGANPGVDVPIGEDWVQGSRNFANKIWNATRFAMMNGATIEGPLPDVSKMSATDRWILSRLNSVVAEVDAFYEDYQFAKLSDALFHFAWDEVFDWYVELSKTTFQAGGEAAEVSQRVLGEVLDVTLKLLHPVVPFVTETLWTTLTGGESVVIADWPKDSGFRDADAEREIESLQSVITEVRRFRADQGLQPGQRVPARLTLDGTRFAPHEAAIRQLLRLQPEGEAFTATATLPVAGAEVALDLSGTIDVAAERKRLAKDLAAAEKEKAQANAKLGNEAFLAKAPDHVVDKIRTRLAKAEEDIARIQAQLERLPQA; translated from the coding sequence GTGACCGAGAACGCTCAGCAGCAGCCACCAGCGCCCAGCACCGACCTGCCGACCCAGTACGCGCCGGCCGACGTGGAGGGGCCGCTGTACGAGCGCTGGGTAGAGCGGGGTTACTTCGAGGCGGACGAGAAGAGCCAGAAGCCGCCGTACACCATCGTCATCCCGCCGCCGAACGTCACGGGCTCGCTCCACCTGGGGCACGCCTTCGAGCACACGCTCATCGACGCCCTGACGCGCCGCAAGCGCATGCAGGGCTACGAGACGCTGTGGCAGCCCGGCATGGACCATGCCGGCATCGCCACGCAGAACGTCGTCGAGCGGGAGCTCGCCAAGGAGGGCAAGTCCCGCCACGACCTGGGCCGTGAGACGTTCGTCGAGCGCGTCTGGCAGTGGAAGGGCGAGTCCGGCGGCCAGATCAGCGGCCAGATGCGGCGGTTGGGCGACGGTGTCGCCTGGTCGCGCGAGCGCTTCACGATGGACGAGGGCCTGTCCCAGGCCGTCCAGACCATCTTCAAGCGCCTCTACGACGACGAGCTGATCTACCGCGCCGAGCGCATCATCAACTGGTGCCCGCGCTGTCTGACGGCCATCTCGGACATCGAGGTCGAGTACCAGGACGACGACGGCGAGCTCGTCTCCATGAAGTACGGCGACGGGGACGACACCATCGTCGTCGCCACCACCCGCGCCGAGACGATGCTCGGTGACACGGCCGTCGCCGTCCACCCCGAGGACGAGCGGTACAAGCACCTGATCGGCAAGCTGGTCAAGCTGCCGCTGACCGACCGCTCCATCCCGGTCGTCGCGGACGAGCACGTCGACCCGGAGTTCGGCACGGGCGCCGTCAAGGTGACCCCGGCGCACGACCCGAACGACTTCGAGATCGGCCAGCGCCACGACCTCCCGGCCCTGACGGTCATGGACGAGCACGCGGTCATCACCGCCCACGGCCCCTTCCAGGGCCTGGATCGCCTGGAGGCCCGCTCGGCGATCGTCGCCGCGCTGCGCGCCGAGGGCCGGATCGTGGCGGAGAAGCGGCCGTACGTCCACTCCGTCGGCCACTGCTCGCGCTGCAAGACGACGATCGAGCCGCGCCTGTCCATGCAGTGGTGGGTCAAGGTCGGGCCGCTCGCGAAGGCCGCCGGTGACGCCGTCCGTGACGGGCGCGTCAAGATCCACCCGCAGGAGATGGAGAAGCGCTACTTCGACTGGGTCGACAACCTCCACGACTGGTGCATCTCGCGGCAGTTGTGGTGGGGCCACCGCATCCCGGTCTGGTACGGCCCGAACGGCGAGGTCGTCTGCGTCGGCCCCGACGAGGAGGCGCCCGGCACCGAGGCCGAGGGCTGGCGTCAGGACACCGACGTCCTCGACACCTGGTTCTCCTCGGGCCTGTGGCCGTTCTCCACCCTCGGCTGGCCCGAACAGACCGAGTCGCTCGCGAAGTTCTACCCGAACTCGGTCCTGGTCACCGGCTACGACATCCTCTTCTTCTGGGTCGCCCGGATGATGATGTTCGGCCTGTACGCGATGGACGGCACCCCGCCGTTCCACACCATCGCCCTGCACGGCATGGTCCGCGACCAGTTCGGCAAGAAGATGTCGAAGTCCTTCGGCAACGCGGTCAACCCGCTGGACTGGATGGACAAGTACGGCAGTGACGCGCTGAGGTTCACGCTCGCTCGTGGTGCGAACCCCGGCGTCGACGTCCCGATCGGCGAGGACTGGGTCCAAGGCTCCCGGAACTTCGCCAACAAGATCTGGAACGCGACGCGCTTCGCGATGATGAACGGCGCGACGATCGAGGGACCGCTGCCGGACGTCTCGAAGATGTCGGCGACCGACCGCTGGATCCTGTCCCGCCTCAACTCGGTGGTCGCCGAGGTCGACGCGTTCTACGAGGACTACCAGTTCGCGAAGCTCTCCGACGCCCTGTTCCACTTCGCGTGGGACGAGGTCTTCGACTGGTACGTCGAGCTGTCCAAGACGACGTTCCAGGCGGGCGGCGAGGCAGCCGAGGTCTCCCAGCGCGTCCTCGGTGAGGTCCTCGACGTCACGCTGAAGCTGCTGCACCCGGTGGTCCCGTTCGTCACCGAGACCCTGTGGACCACGCTCACCGGCGGCGAGTCGGTCGTCATCGCCGACTGGCCGAAGGACAGTGGCTTCCGGGACGCCGACGCCGAGCGCGAGATCGAGTCCCTCCAGTCGGTCATCACCGAGGTCCGCCGCTTCCGCGCCGACCAGGGCCTCCAGCCCGGCCAGCGGGTCCCGGCCCGGCTGACCCTGGACGGCACGCGGTTCGCGCCCCACGAGGCCGCCATCCGCCAGCTGCTCCGGCTCCAGCCGGAGGGTGAGGCCTTCACGGCCACGGCCACCCTCCCGGTCGCCGGCGCGGAGGTCGCCCTCGACCTCTCCGGCACGATCGACGTGGCGGCGGAGCGCAAGCGCCTGGCCAAGGACCTGGCGGCGGCCGAGAAGGAGAAGGCCCAGGCGAACGCCAAGCTCGGCAACGAGGCGTTCCTGGCGAAGGCCCCCGACCACGTCGTGGACAAGATCCGCACCCGCCTGGCAAAGGCGGAGGAGGACATCGCCCGCATCCAGGCGCAGCTGGAGAGGCTGCCGCAGGCGTAA